The following coding sequences are from one Gossypium raimondii isolate GPD5lz chromosome 4, ASM2569854v1, whole genome shotgun sequence window:
- the LOC105780094 gene encoding phosphatidylinositol:ceramide inositolphosphotransferase 1, with the protein MTLYIGREASKLWKRICAETTTEINLLLDNWKYLLAGLIFQYIHGLAARGVHYLHRPGPTLQDLGFFILPELGQDKGYISETVFTCVFLSFLLWTFHPFIFKTKKIYTVLVWCRVLAFLVASQILRIVTFYSTQLPGPNYHCREGSKLARLPKPESVLEVLLINFPRGVIYGCGDLIFSSHMIFTLVFVLTYQKYGTRRCIKQLAWLVAIIQSLLIVASRKHYTVDVVVAWYTVNLVVFFIDKKLPELPDRTSGNLPLLLPLSTKDKDSKTKEENQKLLNGNSVDPADWRRRSEVNGKTMEDANGLHADTAMNGA; encoded by the exons ATGACGCTTTACATTGGTCGCGAAGCTTCAAAG ttgtGGAAGAGAATTTGTGCAGAGACAACTACGGAGATCAACCTTCTTCTAGACAATTGGAAATACCTTCTTGCTGGTCTAATTTTTCAG TATATTCATGGTCTAGCTGCCCGAGGAGTTCATTATTTACACCGGCCAGGGCCAACACTTCAGGATCTTGGTTTTTTCATTCTTCCA gaGCTTGGGCAAGATAAAGGCTATATCAGTGAGACAGTGTTCACCTGTgtctttttatcttttctatTG TGGACTTTCCATCCTTTCATCTTCAAGACCAAAAAGATCTACACAGTTCTAGTTTGGTGCAGGGTGCTAGCATTTTTAGTT GCTTCTCAGATTCTCCGAATCGTTACATTCTATTCTACTCAGCTTCCTGGACCTAATTATCACTGCCGAGAG GGTTCAAAGCTTGCCAGGTTGCCGAAACCAGAGAGTGTGCTAGAAGTCCTCTTAATTAATT TTCCTCGAGGTGTAATATATGGTTGTGGTGACTTGATTTTTTCATCACACATGATCTTCACCCTAGTCTTTGTGCTAACCTATCAGAAATATGGCACACGAAG GTGCATAAAGCAGTTGGCTTGGTTGGTAGCTATCATCCAAAGTCTCTTGATTGTGGCATCCCGAAAACATTACACAGTTGATGTAGTTGTCGCATG GTATACTGTTAATTTAGTAGTATTCTTCATAGACAAGAAACTGCCAG AATTGCCTGACAGAACCAGTGGAAATTTACCTCTGTTGCTACCATTAAGCACCAAGGACAAGGATAGTAAGACCAAAGAAGAGAACCAGAAGCTCTTGAATGGGAATTCTGTAGACCCTGCTGATTGG AGGCGGAGAAGTGAAGTTAATGGCAAGACAATGGAAGATGCAAATGGACTCCATGCCGATACTGCAATGAATGGTGCGTAG